A window of Heterodontus francisci isolate sHetFra1 chromosome 2, sHetFra1.hap1, whole genome shotgun sequence genomic DNA:
ctctcttcctctaaagggagtggaagcagagtcattaaatatttttaaggcagaggtaaatagattcttgataagcaagagggtgaaaggttattgggggtaatcAGGAATgcggagttaaggttacaatcagatcagccacaatcttgttgaatggtggagcaggattaaggggctgaatagcctactcctgctcctaattcatattcacgtatgtatgttcgtatgtcaggtggataatataaataagaaccaggctgaatataagaaagttcagggggaaatgaaaaaagaaatgagaaacaaagagtatgagaagagactgacatctaacataaaaaggaatccaaaagtcttctataagagtggtaaaaggagtgggACAGAGGTGGCATggagtcgatgggctgaatggccaccttctatgccataaatgactatgatagataagaagaacaaggagaggcaatataaaacaaatacaattctgaagggggtgcaggagcagagggacttgggggcaTATGtatataaatcattgaaggttgcagggcagtagagaaggtggttaataaagcatgtgggatccagggctttataagtaagggcatagagtaaaaaagcaagcaggttatgctgaacctgtataatacCCTGGtatggcctcaactagagtattgtgtccaattccaggcaccacactttaggaaggatgttcaggtattagagagtgtgcagagaagattcatgcgaatggttgcagggatgagggtgaggaacttcagttatgcggaTTGGAGAAgatgaggctgttctccttggagaagagacgattAAGCGATGTGATGagtttttcaaaatcatgaagggtatggatagagcagatagggagaaactgttcctgttggcagaaggatcgagaaccagaggacactgatttaaggtgactggcacaaAAAAGCAGCAAtgatgatatgaggaaaaacattttacacagtgagtggttaggatctgcaatgctcTGCCTGcaaatgtggtggaggcaaattaagtggtgaaaaaatttgcaggactatggggaaagggttaggtaagttgctcttgcagagagccagactGTACTGCAACCAATGATTCTATATTCCAACAAATTTGAAAACTATGTAATCCATTATCATATAAATTTTAACACTGACAATGACATTTCTGATAGAAGAAAGCCACACTACAAATCAGCAGTTTTACTTATTAAATTTAGCACGCTTAAGAATTACCCTCATTAAAATGGGAGAAAATAAATCTCTTTGCGTGACTGTCTCCCACACATTGTCAGTGTTACTGAGCAAATTCAGAAGGGAATAATTTAATATAGCAGTCTTTAAAAATGCAATGGTTGGCAAAACAAGTATGTAACATCAGAGTGTATGATTTTAAAATCCATCCACCATACATATAGGAAAGAATGAATTTCAGATTCGCATGATTGAAAGAGCAATTGCATGAAATATTTATTTTCAAAACAAAATCATAATATACTGTGAAACTCCTTGCCTTTGTTCTGTTCTTTTCTAATCTGCAATTTACTCCACTTCTGACTAAGGATTTACAACAGATGCAActcctgagtgtttccagtattttctcttgaTTTCAGAGTTGCCAGCCTCTGACATTtacttatttttctttttttttggctTCCGAATTTTATTTGGATTTGGAACTATCTTCTTTATTTTTAGAGGTAGCAACGCCACTCCTATTTTCTGGCTTTTTGCACTACCCAATTCTAAAGGAAAGTCACTTGATGCTACTTCATAGAATTTACGCTTCTGACCCTCAGCACCTACTGATTTAGTCTTTGGCACTTCACTGGTGGTATCTTGCGGTTTTGTCTCCAATCCTTCAGCATTCTCAATTACTTTACTTTGTTGTATCCATGAAACATTTAAAGGAGGTACTTGTGGGATAATGGCATTAACTGTCTCAATAAAAGCCTCTGAATTCTTTTTAAATCCCAGTGAAAGTGTAGATTTTAAACCCAGCACAGGTGCCAAAGTTTCACTCAGGCGGGGAACTTGACATGCAGGTACCGCCCGACTCgcactcagttgaatgagatggtgAGTCATCAAAGTAGGTTTCACTGACTTACACACCAGAACCAAACACAATGCGTCTTTCTCCAAAGCCCGAGTGACTTCATTGATTCCAATGGCCAGCTGTTTCCTA
This region includes:
- the rpp38 gene encoding ribonuclease P protein subunit p38, giving the protein MVNRNMEIPAQVVKGGGVRKARPPPVKTSFNNPYSIGWRPLEGESMAFILEKLKETFQQTGLCKIEPSERPRNPRASKAPKDQKKKNMEGNVKEINKDQQKAEEIKEVKEDHTMIRIQESKQGWTNVELRKQLAIGINEVTRALEKDALCLVLVCKSVKPTLMTHHLIQLSASRAVPACQVPRLSETLAPVLGLKSTLSLGFKKNSEAFIETVNAIIPQVPPLNVSWIQQSKVIENAEGLETKPQDTTSEVPKTKSVGAEGQKRKFYEVASSDFPLELGSAKSQKIGVALLPLKIKKIVPNPNKIRKPKKKKNK